In Aedes albopictus strain Foshan chromosome 3, AalbF5, whole genome shotgun sequence, the following are encoded in one genomic region:
- the LOC109425906 gene encoding cuticle protein 19-like gives MFKIIALVACLAVVASAQYYGEHHGHHAVEHKEHHHEEHHDHPKYKYEYGVKDGHTGDHKSQWEHRDGDVVKGGYTLDEADGTHREVEYKSDHHNGFQAHVKRVGHAHHPHGESYANVDQHH, from the exons ATGTTCAAG ATCATCGCTTTGGTTGCCTGTTTGGCCGTTGTTGCCTCGGCTCAGTACTACGGAGAACATCACGGCCATCACGCTGTGGAGCACAAGGAACACCACCACGAGGAACATCACGATCATCCCAAGTACAAGTACGAGTACGGAGTTAAGGATGGGCACACCGGAGACCACAAGAGCCAGTGGGAACACCGTGATGGGGATGTCGTCAAGGGAGGATACACCCTGGATGAAGCCGACGGTACCCACCGTGAGGTTGAGTACAAATCCGACCACCACAACGGTTTCCAGGCCCATGTTAAGCGCGTCGGCCATGCCCATCACCCACATGGCGAGAGCTACGCCAACGTTGACCAGCACCACTAA